The Veillonellales bacterium DNA segment ACGATAATCCGGGTTTGCGGAACATCTTTAAAGCCTTCCAGAGCAGCCTTACCGGTATCGCCGGAAGTGGCAACCAAAATAACGATGTGATTGCTTACCCTTGTTTTTGTCAATGCCTTTGACAAAAGCCGGGGTAAAAGTTGAAGTGCCATATCTTTAAACGCACTGGTAGGCCCATGCCACAGCTCCAGCACATACTTTCCGTCTCCCACAGCAACCAATGGGGCAACTTCCCGGCAGTCGAATTTTCCTCCGCCATAGGCTGTCTGAATACAATCAATTAACTCAGCCTGGCTGTAATCAGGTAAAAAGACTTGTAAAATTTTTAACGCCCGTTCCTGATAGTTAGCATGAATCAAATCCTGTAATATCTCGCAAGAAATTTGCGGTAAATCTTTCGGAACAAACAATCCTCCGTCTTTAGCAATTCCTGCCTGGATCGCCTCAGCAGCAGATAATCCGGCTGTCCCTCCGCGGGTACTTACATACATCAACAAAAACACCTTCCTCACTTCTTGCATATCTGCTAGGCATAAATAATCTTCTTTTCCCCAATACGGCCGCCATTGTAACGGATCAGCATTTCGGCGGTAAATTCCAGCATATGTTCCAGTTCATCATCTGACACTTCTTCATCGGCATAAATCACAGACATCAGATTTCGTCCCGACAAGTTTATCGCTGTCCGTTTGGAATCCGAGGTAGGATTGCCGAACACACCGATCTCATCTGACAGGAAAGGCTTCCCATTCGTCGACAATGTGTGCCCCGACATATTGATATAACTACCTTCCGGTGCCAGCTGGTAAATTACATTTCCTTGAATATGATCCAGATCATAAATACCAAAGGGCAGCAAAAATTTAATGGAACAAAAATTATTTACATCGACTGCGCTATTCATATAATACAACCCTTTATTTTTTAAAACTCGCCGGACCAATGCTTCGGAAGCCGGACGATAGCGTGATGGATCAAAATCCAGCTTTTTGTACATACTCCGCACCGCGATAATTCGGGGAATCTTTTTTAAGATATCCATATTATATACTTTTGCCACTTCGGCCTGCAATTTAAAAAATTCCTGGGCCAGAGATGGTGGTGTGCCCCGGACCACTGCGTCATTTACAATTACATATCCTAAACGGCATTTAGGGATAACCAGCTTTATACTTTCATGAATAGTAATCTGCATACTATACCTCCCTGACCAGACCGACAGCAACCTATGGTCTCACCGGATAAAAATTCTTACCTCTATTGCTGCGTCCCCCACGCAGCAATACTGATAATCTGAGCATTTACCGCCTGCGCCAGCTCC contains these protein-coding regions:
- a CDS encoding phenylalanine--tRNA ligase beta subunit-related protein, whose protein sequence is MQITIHESIKLVIPKCRLGYVIVNDAVVRGTPPSLAQEFFKLQAEVAKVYNMDILKKIPRIIAVRSMYKKLDFDPSRYRPASEALVRRVLKNKGLYYMNSAVDVNNFCSIKFLLPFGIYDLDHIQGNVIYQLAPEGSYINMSGHTLSTNGKPFLSDEIGVFGNPTSDSKRTAINLSGRNLMSVIYADEEVSDDELEHMLEFTAEMLIRYNGGRIGEKKIIYA